CCACTCTCTGGCGAAGTGCGTGCCCATTGATATGTTTTCACATTGTGGAGATGCATCGCCCAAATTGAGTTCTTTGGCAATTTGGAATGTCACAAAACATTCCAATATCAGCACTTGATGGAGATCATTTACATGAATGCTCGAGACGAGGACTGCAAAAATTACGATTGGGTCAAACATCATAGACTGATGGTGGATGCGTGGGAGAATCGTCATAATCTGATTGTTGAGAGTGATTTGGTTGAAAATTATAGCATGAGATAAGATTATGAGACATGGTATGATTCTATAACTCGACGTTTCATATCTCCTATCGAGCCTCAACAAATCGATTACGGTTATCAGCCCGGAGATGCATATTTCAGACGTATTGTGGTAAGTTCTTGTTAAACAATTTATTTTCAACACTTTGCATTATTCTATTACAatttattatgcatgtttttgataagttttttttttatatattttataatagaGAGATGAGGCATCAGTTTTGAAGAATTTGTTTGGAGGACTCTCTGTTGACGATCAACCGCGTGAAGCATTAGCTGAAGTTGTTAAAAAAACTATCCAGACCGGTGATTTACTGTATGAAATGTCCTTTAGAACACCCGAGCAACAACATCATCATGCTAGGTCTTCAAACAGAAGGCGACGTCTGAGAGATGATGATGTAGCCTATGAACCATCATTCTCGACCCCTGACTGGCGACAAAGCATGAGTACACAATCTCCCACGACTCAGGAGCTCACATGGTACATGTTTTTATTATCTAACTACTTTGTTTAAATTCACATTCATGTTCTTAttcaacaatatatttttttcaccTTCAGTGGATGATCCTTCGCATGGTACGACTACACAGTTGCCCGTAACTCTTGGTTGGGCTTCCACTTCACATGgtaaattattaaatatcaaCACAATTTCTTTATATTATCGAAGTATATGTTTATTTCTACCTCCACGTACTAATTGaacatcatatttttttaactttCAGGAGAGGGTACTTCGCATGGAGATTCTGTATTTCGAGCTCCACTTCATTCCTATAGTGTGCCTTCCTCGTATGCTAAGTGGCCAAATAAGGATTCTTTCAATGTTTCTTTTGGGTTAGGTACTTCGCGAACGGATAATGAATTTCAAACTCCACAGCAGGCTTACGAACGTTCATTTACGGAACTTTTATTTGACGGTCATCCCCAGCAGTACGAAGAAATCCACCCATATTATAACATATCACCAATTTCATACTTGGGATATTCTCATCCTCAATCACCAAGTCAGGTTCCCCTGAACATTGATATGAACATGTCTGCCAACGTTCGAGTGAATGTTAATGAAGAAGAAGATGTTGAAGAAGAAGTTGAAGCCCCACAGTTGGTGCATAAAAGTAAACGAATCCCAAAGCCACGTGATTGTGGGACTGGACATCGTTTGGGTaggaagaaaaaataaaatatttaaatgtataagTTATGTATATTGAATACAAGTAAATCTATTTGTTTtgagttttaaataatttattggtTTTTTTACTAACGCCATTAGATTGTGTTGCTATAATAAATAAGATACGTAGGTgttaaatatgatatgataaatatatatttgttacACAATCTATAATTAAGAAACAATGATGAtgctataaaataaaatacagaaCGAGATGACTTTACACAACATATAACATATAAatacctaaattaatacaaTATATGACATACGATCCAATTTAAACAAACAAACTGTTCGATTAACATATAAGAATTAACAAGATACAACAAATGTACACTTTTTTAATAaccattttttaaataataataataatatttatattaattctATACAACAAATAAACTGTCGTATTAAATAggattaaaattaataataaaatcatactacacatttttatttaataaagtaagaacaaaaaaatatttataataatatatttttttattatttgtgtAAATTAAATCAACTGTaatacttaattttttttatagcatgcctaaataaaacaacaacaacaataataatttcaattataataattattgttactctaaaataaaaaaacttattttttatttatattttataagttaataataatacaaataataataaaataataaattttcacAATATActtatgaaataaattaatcacGCAAATAATTTTGTGTACAATACAACagaacaaaaatataaaatttagaataataaattttatgtgacttgtataaaataaattaactgtGATACTTAATTTTTCATAGGCTACTTATATAAAACAACTGcatcaataataattataaatataagtattattattagtattttCTAAATAAACGTTGATTAGTATCTAAATTACAAAAATTGTACTTCTTGGTTGTATCTTATAAGTCAATAATACtgcaaataataatttttataataataaattttcataCTACGCAtgtcaaataaattaataagaAATGAAATTAATTGtaatatttatttgtatttaaataGTTAAGAACAAAATTAACAATAATCAAAACTTTATCTgcaaaaaataatcacaaataaataatttatcaatttCAATGAAACTACAAAATTTAATTTGGAGTATAAATACCTGGTATGTGGAAGAAGAAATTGATATTGAGTAGCTTCAACAATTAAAGATATTTAACACGGAAATAAAATGTATCACTTCAGTCGGCCGGAACAATTTGAAGAACACTTCAAAAATTTTCAAACCAACGAAGAATGATGATAACAAATGTTCTCTATACGTTCATCGATTTTATAAGCAATTTTTCAATATTCGGTCAAAAACACGTCATTCAACAGGGCGTGTTAATTGATTTGAACTGATATATCTCATCACTCTGTCATCGCAAATTATTTTGAGCTGTTCGTGACATCCCATCACTCTGCACCGCAAttctaattattaattaaaaaaaaacaaaatcaagTCACACCATCCAAGGTGGCGTGActtggttttttaaaaatagagtGAATTGAAATTTAAAGGCGTGATTGTTTGATCTAAAACACGCCAATCAAAATGGCGTGATACGGTATATTATTAACCTTCTCCCGCTTATGttatttattcaattttttttcatggTAAACGGTGAAAAAGCCCTTAAAAGACTTCTGAATATTCAGTGAAAGTTGTCTTCTGAGTTTGGTACACCCAAATCAGTTCTTTTGAAAGTACGCGAGAGGGCTGCTAAACACGATCTACTGAAAAAACTCGTTTGCAAAATTTTAGTACTTTTGAATTTTAGTTGACTTAAAGTGCATtgccaaaacttataaataccTATCCgtcgttaaaaataaaaataggaatatttaatttttcaaacacatgtatataattaattaaattaattttattatgaataatTGATTGTAATTAAATCAATGAAATGGAAAAAAATAGTATAGGTAGTagcaatctaattaaattcttcttcaaaatagatattttctctcaaatttactATTTCAACAATGGatctattattatttaatttacattAATATAATCTTATATTAACATGAATTCTATTTAAAAAGTAAATATAtactataaaaataatataaaaaatattttcatccaCATATTTTTTacgatttttttttcaaataaaatttagcTCACAAGACGATATCCTGGGTCCGCGCCGCATAGGGGAATGTCCTCTCTCATAACTTAATTGGGGTTcacatagttttttttttttaattattataaaaaaactaGACAATATTTAATTCTTTTAGTTATCATAATTATATCActagatatatatttttaaaacaattacCACCTTAGATGGGAGTTGGTATAGGGATTACGTATAAGGAATAGCGATCATGACGATAATATAATACCAAAAAacttaagaaaaaaaatcaattagaACACAAAAATTTACGTGGTTCGTCCAATATAAGTTACGTCCACGGAACTACTACAAATTTTTTAACATAAGAAATATTACAAGTGTTTATATCAACACAATCAAATTCACACAATCCCGACCCCGAATATTACTAAAAAAACAATTTCTATAACTCACACAAGAAAACACTCAACACTCAATATTTTtcatctctatatatatttgcTCTCTTGAGCTTGGGATGAATAAAACCGAGATAGTTTATAGAGCTCTACGTGTGAAATTAATGCCCACCAATTTTCACGGAGGAAATTGTTTCACAGAGAAATTTGAGCTGCCTCAATTGTCAATTTTTGGCACAAAATATCAACTACCTTGTCCACCTTCCATACCTAGCAACTAGTTTGCTGGACCATTAAATGGTTTATCGCAAGTTTCACGACACATTCAGCAAAAGTGATCGACATATCACAATCAATAAATATAAGAATATTATAATTGACAAACACGCCAGACAATACAAGGCGTTAGTGATCAACACAGGCCGAACAATAATAAGAAATTCAATAACTTCTTGGTATCAGATGCATTTTCCTTGCAAAGTTGACGACGCTTGTGAGGGGTGTCTGTGCGTTGCTTTAGCGAAATGACTCGGCTTGCGTATGGGAACGACACGACTCACGTTGGACATATGCGTGCGGGTGTGCCACGCACAAGAGTTGGATTCTTGATGACGCCaatatatttatgatatatacGCGGTGTGTGTAATATACATATTGGTAATAGACCAgtcatacacacacatatattagTTTTGATACGCTGCCACCCACCGTGCCCACCAATGAGCTGACACTTACCTATTGGATGTACGATTCGAGTATGTTTCATCACACTCAATAGATGAATATCACCTTATTGACAAACACGATTAGTGGACAACgtatcgatatatatatatttatatatttatttatgtattgAAAGTGGACTCAGTCATATCCATAATTGCAGATGGTTGTTAGCATTTATGTCATATGAACGCAAAAGATGCAATTAATGTGATGGTTGAAAGTTGTATGGTGCATTTATTTCTAGTTTTGTTTGtttctttttctttatttgGCAATTAAGAGCTTTATAAATTGAAGTTTCAtgcacataataataataataattcaggaTCTCATGCTTGTCTCATATGTATTCAAACAATGAGAGAAAATTATATGGCAACCATTCTGCAGAGCCGTGCTCTTTCCAAGGTTACATTTCCCTTACTAATTGTGTGCTTtcccacaattaaattaatcatAATTCTCAGATATTCATATATAGAACCTATCTTATACTAAAGTTTTTATTCCAAAATTTAAGAGAATTTTCTGTTTGAAATCATGAATGATTTTTACCTCACAGGATGACATGAAGAGATAAATACTCgtaaaaaatttcagtttttttttttttttatttcttcaaGCTTAGATATAAATGTTACTTTTGCATGTCAGTCATATATAGTAATTAACTcactacattttaaaaaaaaactgtaGTACATTTTGGAGACAAGTGCATATCCCAGGGAGCATGAACAACTCAAAGAAATAAGAATTGCCACGCTCGACAAATATAATATCGTGTaagaatatattattttttctcgATTAAATATATGCcaaaaaatgtataaaaatttTTCACTGGTTATGTTATAAATTGAGCAGAAGCATGATGAATGTACCAGCAGATGAGGGATTGTTTATATCAATGTTGCTGAAAATCATGAACGCGAAAAAGACTATCGAAATCGGAGTTTTTACCGGCTACTCGCTTTTATCGTCTGCTCTAGCCCTTCCCGACGATGGAAAAGTgcgtaatttaatttttttgttgagCTGATCTCTATATTATATTTCTTATTTATCTAACATGAATACTATGAAGATTTACTAATATTTATTACTATGTATTATTGTTTTTAGATAGTAGCAATTGACATAGATAGCGAAGCATTTGAGACCGGATTGCCATTTATCCAAAAGGCAAACATGGCacacaaaatccagtactttgAATCCGAAGCCGACATGGTTCTCAAGCAACTTGTTGCTAATGTAAAAAATAATTTggtttgatttaaaatatttatacactaatatttttgtatttattaAAACTGAAATTGAATATGCATGCAGGGTGAGAACGAGACATTTGATTTTGCATTTGTGGATGCTGACAAAGTTAACTACAGAAACTATCACGAGGAATTATTGAAATTGATCAAGGTTGGAGGAATTATAGCTTACGACAACACCCTGTGGAGCGGAACCGTGGCGTTCTCCGACGACGAAGAAATGGAGAATCATTTGAAGTCTTGGAGGCAAGAACTCGTGGGATCCGATGAAATGTTGGATGGAATAGTGGATTATACGAGGGCATGCAGACAACCAGTTTTAGAGTTTAATGATTTCTTGGCCAAGGATTCTCGTATTGAATTGGCTCTTATCTCTATTGGAGATGGACTTACTCTTTGCAGGCGTCTCACATAGactaaaaatgatttttttgttttgtttttaagTAAACTAGCTAGTTCtaaaatggttttttttttttttattttagaaaaaaattatacagTTGTGATTCAATAAACAAATTAAATTGTATTAATTAAAAATCTAGCCAAAATTTTAATCTATTTTCTTTAATCATTCATTTCTTGTTTGTATTAGCagcatgatatttttatctgaTCATGAACAAGTTCAGAATGAAACAAATCAACttcaaatgaaaataaaattatttaattacatgatttagTGTATTAATCTTTATAATTCCAGCATGCGCCATTATTCATATTGTGAAAGTCAAAATTCATATACAAATCCGGAAAATATGATTTGGAGACGGAGGGATTCTTTCACCACTCTTCGGTTCGAATTCAGGAATATGTATATGACCACTTGCATTATACCGTATGATTAACACAAACAACTGTTATTTTCCCTATATGCCTGCCTCATAAGCACACTCATTTTTggggaattttaatttatgtttttttctttttaattttgattaaacagtcaaattttagttttaatctcgtatctttaaattttttgctatttttcttttcatttccCACGACATTAGCAATTTGAGCACTTCTGTTGGGATCGAATTAGATTTTAGAAAAAGGTaaataaactattttaaaaactttgataaactAGAGTTGTCTTTTAACATTTTTTAGGATGTTAAAACAAATTCTTGAACTGCTAGCTTTACTGGACCACTGAAAATAAATAAGTGCGAAAACGCTACGGTTCGACTACTGATAACTTATATGTTTGAATGAAAGCAACAGTTAACAATGAACAACCGATATGTGAACTAATAATAGTGTAAAGTGATATAAAGATgatatatatttatggatgt
This sequence is a window from Primulina tabacum isolate GXHZ01 chromosome 17, ASM2559414v2, whole genome shotgun sequence. Protein-coding genes within it:
- the LOC142530998 gene encoding flavonoid 3',5'-methyltransferase-like, producing MRENYMATILQSRALSKYILETSAYPREHEQLKEIRIATLDKYNIVSMMNVPADEGLFISMLLKIMNAKKTIEIGVFTGYSLLSSALALPDDGKIVAIDIDSEAFETGLPFIQKANMAHKIQYFESEADMVLKQLVANGENETFDFAFVDADKVNYRNYHEELLKLIKVGGIIAYDNTLWSGTVAFSDDEEMENHLKSWRQELVGSDEMLDGIVDYTRACRQPVLEFNDFLAKDSRIELALISIGDGLTLCRRLT